The following proteins are co-located in the Pseudarthrobacter siccitolerans genome:
- a CDS encoding tripartite tricarboxylate transporter TctB family protein — translation MSSLTSGLKGRAELGVALLLGAAGVLVFVDANRLVTPYSQSDPVGPKTVPYVVAGLLLVTAVLLAINVMRGGQGEAEGGEDVDLTHPADWKTVLPLAGAFILNILLIDWAGWVISGTVLFWGCVLALGSRHYIRDGLISVAMSLLTFYGFYLGLGIALPAGLLEGIL, via the coding sequence GTGAGCTCCCTGACCTCAGGCCTTAAAGGCCGCGCCGAGCTGGGGGTTGCCCTCCTGCTCGGCGCGGCCGGCGTCCTGGTCTTCGTGGACGCCAACCGCCTGGTAACCCCGTACTCCCAATCCGATCCGGTCGGGCCTAAAACGGTTCCCTACGTCGTTGCCGGCCTGCTGCTGGTAACCGCCGTCCTGTTGGCCATCAACGTCATGCGCGGCGGCCAGGGCGAGGCTGAAGGCGGCGAAGACGTGGACCTCACCCATCCGGCAGACTGGAAGACCGTCCTGCCCCTTGCCGGCGCGTTTATCCTCAATATCCTGCTCATCGACTGGGCCGGCTGGGTTATTTCCGGCACCGTCCTGTTCTGGGGCTGCGTCCTTGCCCTTGGGAGCAGGCACTACATCCGTGACGGGCTGATCTCCGTGGCTATGTCCCTGCTGACCTTCTACGGCTTCTACCTTGGCCTCGGCATTGCACTGCCCGCCGGACTCCTGGAAGGAATCCTCTGA
- a CDS encoding Bug family tripartite tricarboxylate transporter substrate binding protein, whose protein sequence is MRQIRALRIAAVAAGIALMATGCGATGKSSTGSESSGAAAGPITGLQIMVPNTPGGGYDTTARAAAKVLDDEKISSNTEVFNLAGAGGTVGLARVVNEKGNGDLAMLMGLGVVGASYTNKSESKLTETTPLARLIEEPGAIMVGKDSPYKTIDDLVTAWKANPGSISVGGGSSPGGPDHLLPMQLAGAVGIDATKVNYVAYDGGGDLLPAILGNKLGFAASGAGEFLQQIKSGEVRVLATSGDKRLEGVDAPTLKESNIDLVFTNWRGMVAPPGISDADKASLIAALEKMHGTEGWKETLKTRGWTDAFITGDEFKSFLADQDKRVADVLTKLGLA, encoded by the coding sequence ATGCGCCAGATCCGCGCATTGCGTATTGCCGCCGTCGCTGCCGGCATCGCCCTGATGGCCACCGGCTGCGGTGCCACCGGAAAGAGCTCCACCGGTTCGGAAAGCTCCGGCGCTGCCGCCGGACCCATCACCGGGCTGCAGATCATGGTCCCCAACACCCCGGGCGGCGGCTATGACACTACCGCCCGCGCAGCAGCGAAGGTCCTCGATGACGAGAAGATCTCCAGCAACACCGAGGTCTTCAATCTCGCCGGCGCCGGCGGCACCGTTGGCCTGGCCCGCGTGGTCAACGAAAAGGGCAACGGGGACCTCGCCATGCTGATGGGCCTCGGCGTGGTGGGAGCGAGCTACACCAACAAGTCCGAGTCGAAGCTCACCGAAACCACTCCGCTGGCCCGGCTCATCGAGGAACCCGGCGCCATCATGGTCGGCAAGGACTCCCCCTACAAGACCATCGATGACCTGGTGACGGCCTGGAAGGCCAACCCCGGTTCCATCTCCGTGGGCGGCGGCTCCTCCCCCGGCGGCCCTGACCACCTGCTCCCAATGCAGCTCGCTGGCGCAGTAGGCATCGACGCCACCAAGGTCAACTACGTCGCCTACGACGGCGGCGGCGACCTGCTCCCCGCAATCCTCGGCAACAAGCTCGGCTTTGCCGCCTCCGGCGCAGGCGAGTTCCTGCAGCAGATCAAGTCCGGCGAAGTGCGGGTCCTGGCGACCAGCGGCGACAAGCGCCTTGAAGGCGTGGACGCCCCCACGCTGAAGGAATCCAACATTGATCTGGTATTCACCAACTGGCGCGGCATGGTGGCCCCTCCCGGCATCAGCGACGCGGACAAGGCATCCCTGATCGCCGCCCTTGAGAAGATGCACGGAACCGAGGGCTGGAAGGAAACACTGAAGACGCGCGGCTGGACTGACGCCTTCATCACCGGCGACGAGTTCAAGTCCTTCCTCGCCGACCAGGACAAGCGGGTGGCGGACGTGCTCACCAAGCTTGGGTTGGCGTGA
- a CDS encoding sensor histidine kinase, protein MSLAGQYLVLQLLIVLAVLVAVVAISLAQSAATFERVEGRRALSAAEALGNNPAVRELLPTAEPRNGAALPAVAEAVRTLSGSSQVALAKQDRTVVASSDPGLLGEKLDIGSSRVMEGRAWTGVVAESNAAVLSAHVPVLDDAGKMIGIASISRNYPTTLERLGDAVPNLLTYLGVASVLGVAGSLLLSRRVKRQTLGMEPSEITGLVENREAMLYGLKEGVVALDPNERITVANDSARELLGLPADCVGKKVASLRVDPALKTVLTRNQPDPDQLVLVGERLVVLNRVPIRSRGREIGSVTTLRDRTEMSSLERELGATRTATDTLRAQAHEFANQLHVISGLIQIGEYDSVVQFVNGATLDRTRLNDEVTSRIQDPALAALLIAKSSLATERGVALQLDPESALPPVSDALSRDLTTVVGNLVDNAFDAVAGLPDAAVRVLVEDVRNPRTGADQVTVTVRDTGPGVPDEAVEEIFRQGFTTKEAEPAEGRGFGLALSRVVCRRSGGDLTVANDNGAVFTARFTRGTTQPKGGATKP, encoded by the coding sequence ATGTCCCTCGCGGGGCAATACCTCGTGCTGCAGTTGCTGATTGTGTTGGCGGTCCTGGTGGCCGTGGTGGCCATCTCCCTGGCCCAGTCCGCCGCTACGTTCGAGCGGGTCGAGGGCCGGCGTGCGCTCTCTGCTGCCGAGGCACTGGGCAACAACCCGGCGGTCCGTGAGCTGCTGCCAACCGCCGAGCCCCGCAACGGGGCGGCACTGCCCGCCGTGGCGGAGGCCGTGCGGACGTTGTCCGGATCCTCCCAAGTGGCGTTGGCGAAACAGGACCGTACCGTGGTGGCCTCCTCAGACCCCGGGTTGCTGGGCGAGAAGCTGGACATTGGGTCGAGCCGGGTCATGGAGGGCCGCGCCTGGACCGGTGTAGTGGCGGAAAGCAATGCGGCGGTCCTGTCCGCGCACGTTCCGGTGCTGGATGACGCCGGAAAGATGATCGGCATCGCCTCCATCAGCCGGAACTATCCCACCACCCTGGAGCGCTTGGGGGATGCAGTTCCCAATCTGCTCACCTATCTGGGTGTGGCCAGTGTCCTGGGCGTGGCCGGTTCCCTGCTGCTGTCCCGGCGCGTCAAACGCCAGACCCTCGGCATGGAGCCGAGTGAGATTACCGGCCTCGTGGAAAACCGGGAAGCCATGCTGTATGGGCTGAAGGAAGGGGTGGTGGCACTCGACCCGAACGAGCGCATCACGGTGGCCAATGACAGTGCCCGCGAACTGTTGGGCCTGCCGGCAGACTGCGTCGGCAAGAAAGTTGCATCGCTTCGCGTGGACCCGGCACTTAAGACAGTCCTCACGCGCAACCAGCCGGACCCCGACCAGCTGGTGCTGGTGGGGGAGCGGCTGGTGGTGCTGAACCGGGTGCCCATCCGGTCCCGCGGCCGTGAAATAGGCTCCGTAACCACGTTGCGCGACAGGACCGAGATGTCCTCGCTCGAGCGTGAGCTGGGCGCCACCCGCACCGCCACGGATACGCTCCGCGCGCAAGCCCACGAGTTCGCCAACCAGCTCCACGTGATCTCGGGCCTGATCCAGATCGGCGAATATGATTCCGTGGTGCAGTTCGTCAACGGCGCCACCCTGGACCGGACCAGGCTCAACGATGAAGTCACCAGCCGGATCCAGGACCCCGCCCTCGCCGCGTTGCTGATTGCCAAATCCAGCCTCGCCACTGAGCGCGGCGTGGCCCTGCAGCTGGATCCCGAATCCGCCTTGCCGCCGGTCAGCGATGCTTTGTCCCGCGACCTCACCACCGTAGTGGGGAACCTCGTGGACAACGCGTTCGACGCCGTGGCAGGACTTCCGGACGCCGCTGTCCGCGTGCTCGTGGAGGACGTGAGGAATCCGCGCACCGGGGCTGATCAGGTCACTGTCACCGTCCGTGATACCGGTCCGGGCGTCCCGGACGAGGCGGTGGAGGAGATTTTCCGCCAAGGGTTCACCACCAAGGAAGCGGAGCCTGCGGAGGGGCGCGGCTTCGGACTGGCCCTGTCCCGTGTGGTCTGCCGGAGATCCGGAGGCGACCTCACCGTGGCCAATGACAACGGAGCAGTTTTCACGGCACGTTTCACCAGAGGTACAACGCAGCCCAAAGGAGGTGCAACGAAGCCATGA
- a CDS encoding response regulator: MIKVLIVDDDFMVAKVHAGFIQRTPGFTVAGVAHTGAQAVVETGRLQPDLVLLDIHLPDINGLDLMQKLRDVAPELDVLVISAAREVETVRKALRGGIVHYLIKPFSQSDLQERLEHYRSAYQGLDSAKDVAEQSDVNRVFGLDRTERPLPKGCSIETLKLVEAALNAAEGDVSAAEVAERLGTSRVSARRYLEYLHDEGTLAVRLKYGVGRPERRYVLKGQ, from the coding sequence ATGATCAAGGTGCTGATCGTTGACGACGACTTTATGGTGGCCAAGGTGCACGCCGGCTTCATCCAGCGCACGCCGGGCTTCACCGTGGCGGGAGTGGCCCACACCGGTGCGCAGGCCGTGGTTGAAACCGGGCGGCTGCAGCCGGACCTGGTGCTGCTGGACATCCACCTTCCGGACATCAACGGGCTGGACCTCATGCAGAAGCTGCGGGATGTTGCCCCGGAACTGGACGTGCTGGTGATCAGCGCTGCGCGCGAGGTGGAAACCGTGCGGAAAGCGCTGCGGGGCGGGATTGTGCATTACCTGATCAAGCCGTTTTCCCAGTCGGACCTGCAGGAGCGCCTGGAGCATTACCGCAGCGCGTACCAGGGCCTGGACTCAGCCAAGGATGTGGCGGAGCAGTCGGACGTCAACCGGGTGTTCGGCCTGGACCGGACGGAGCGGCCGCTGCCCAAGGGCTGCAGCATCGAGACGCTGAAGCTGGTGGAAGCCGCCCTCAACGCGGCTGAGGGTGACGTGTCCGCGGCCGAGGTGGCCGAGCGGCTGGGCACGTCCCGGGTCAGCGCCCGCCGCTATCTGGAGTACCTGCACGACGAAGGAACGCTGGCGGTGCGGCTCAAATACGGGGTGGGGCGTCCGGAACGGCGCTACGTTTTGAAGGGTCAGTAA
- the hutG gene encoding formimidoylglutamase, whose translation MPAFLPAVDVPPQPWTGRFDGDGAEHLRWWQAVEAYDAGGAADPETKPAALLGFCSDEGVRRNKGRTGAAAAPAALRAALGPLAFHLDRAITDAGDVVVAGTGLEAGQERAGRAVSAMLDAGRLTVVLGGGHETAYASYSGVAGSAAVQAGRRLGVLNLDAHFDLRDEPVPSSGTPFLQMARAEAAAGRDFRYAVVGISEPNNTRALFHTAQKLGVRYLLDEDCGEERVRGFVAGFLADIDVLYLTIDLDVLPAAVAPGVSAPAAYGVPLPVISAVCRQVARSGKLLHLDVAELNPAFDIDGRTAKVAARLINTLLR comes from the coding sequence ATGCCTGCCTTCCTGCCTGCCGTCGACGTCCCGCCCCAGCCCTGGACCGGCCGCTTCGATGGCGACGGCGCGGAGCACCTCCGCTGGTGGCAGGCAGTGGAAGCGTACGACGCCGGAGGGGCAGCTGACCCGGAAACGAAACCTGCCGCGCTGCTGGGCTTTTGCAGCGACGAGGGGGTGCGCCGGAACAAGGGCCGCACGGGCGCTGCTGCCGCACCGGCTGCCCTGCGCGCCGCCCTGGGACCGCTGGCATTCCACCTGGACCGCGCCATAACAGACGCCGGTGATGTGGTGGTTGCCGGCACCGGCCTGGAGGCAGGCCAGGAACGCGCCGGCCGGGCAGTATCGGCAATGCTCGACGCCGGGCGGCTCACCGTGGTGCTGGGCGGCGGCCACGAAACCGCTTATGCCAGCTATTCCGGCGTGGCCGGATCCGCCGCTGTGCAGGCCGGCCGGCGGCTGGGCGTGCTGAACCTCGACGCCCACTTCGACCTGCGCGACGAGCCCGTACCCAGCTCCGGGACACCGTTCCTCCAGATGGCCCGCGCGGAAGCGGCCGCCGGACGCGACTTCCGCTACGCCGTCGTCGGAATCTCCGAACCCAACAACACCCGCGCCCTGTTCCACACAGCGCAGAAGCTGGGCGTGCGGTACCTGCTGGATGAGGACTGCGGCGAGGAGCGGGTGCGGGGGTTCGTGGCCGGGTTCCTTGCGGACATCGACGTCCTCTACCTGACGATCGACCTGGATGTGCTGCCTGCAGCGGTGGCGCCGGGCGTCAGCGCACCTGCGGCGTACGGCGTGCCGCTTCCGGTCATCAGTGCCGTGTGCCGGCAGGTGGCCCGGTCCGGGAAGCTGCTGCACCTTGACGTCGCGGAACTGAACCCCGCATTCGATATTGATGGCAGGACAGCGAAGGTTGCCGCACGGCTGATCAATACGCTGCTGCGCTGA
- a CDS encoding cation:proton antiporter — translation MFEAPSILFAAAGLAVFIAAVLPKLLRDVPFSMPMVFLGAGMAAFALIPTLPDPDPLVHSDFVLHLSEVCVIISLMGAGLALDRPVGRRLWSTTWRLLGIAMPLCIIGLTLLGLWFLGLGLGAALLVASSLAPTDPVLASEVQVGEPADDDGGTNKEDEVRFGLTSEAGLNDGLAFPFVYLAIAISIAGSSPSAWFPEWFGVDVLWRLAVGLLLGFLTGKVLARLFFSARAESLRLSNHSEGFVALAATFLAYGVTEMIEGYGFIAVFVCAVTIRTAERTHGYHRVLHSYVEQLERLLTVVILVLLGGAIGRGLLAGIGWAEVLVALAFLLVVRPMAGWLGLLGGKTGPRERIALSFFGIRGIGSLYYLAYALGKGRFADQAEWLWAFVGLVVALSIVIHGATTTPLMNRLDRLRLKKARAVSGDEGLAPNTPV, via the coding sequence GTGTTTGAAGCCCCCAGCATCCTGTTTGCCGCTGCCGGACTTGCCGTGTTCATCGCCGCGGTGCTCCCCAAATTGCTGCGCGATGTGCCGTTCTCCATGCCTATGGTGTTCCTCGGGGCGGGCATGGCGGCGTTCGCCCTGATTCCCACGCTTCCGGATCCGGACCCGCTGGTCCACAGCGACTTTGTCCTGCACCTCTCGGAAGTCTGCGTGATCATATCCCTGATGGGCGCGGGGCTGGCCCTGGACCGGCCGGTGGGGCGCCGGCTCTGGTCCACCACCTGGCGGCTGCTGGGAATCGCGATGCCGCTGTGCATCATTGGCCTGACCCTGTTGGGGTTGTGGTTCCTGGGCCTGGGCCTGGGTGCCGCCCTGCTGGTGGCGTCCAGCCTGGCGCCCACGGACCCGGTTCTTGCCTCCGAGGTCCAGGTGGGCGAGCCCGCGGACGACGACGGCGGCACCAACAAGGAGGACGAGGTCCGTTTCGGCCTCACCTCCGAGGCCGGACTCAACGATGGACTGGCCTTCCCGTTCGTCTACCTTGCCATCGCCATCAGCATCGCCGGATCATCCCCGTCCGCCTGGTTTCCTGAATGGTTCGGCGTGGATGTGCTGTGGCGGCTCGCCGTCGGGCTGCTGCTGGGCTTCCTGACTGGGAAGGTCCTGGCCAGGCTCTTCTTCTCCGCCCGGGCCGAAAGCCTGCGGCTGTCCAACCACTCCGAGGGCTTTGTGGCGCTCGCCGCCACCTTCCTGGCCTACGGCGTCACCGAAATGATCGAGGGTTACGGGTTCATCGCAGTGTTTGTCTGCGCTGTGACCATCCGTACCGCCGAGCGGACCCACGGCTACCACCGGGTGCTGCACTCCTACGTGGAGCAGCTGGAACGCCTCCTCACCGTGGTGATCCTGGTCCTGCTGGGCGGCGCCATCGGCCGGGGACTGCTGGCGGGGATCGGCTGGGCCGAGGTGCTGGTGGCGCTAGCGTTCCTGCTGGTGGTGCGGCCCATGGCAGGGTGGCTGGGACTGCTGGGCGGCAAGACCGGCCCGCGGGAAAGGATTGCCCTCTCCTTCTTCGGGATCCGCGGAATCGGCTCGCTGTACTACCTCGCCTATGCGCTGGGCAAGGGCCGGTTTGCCGACCAGGCGGAGTGGTTGTGGGCTTTTGTGGGGCTGGTGGTGGCGCTCTCGATCGTGATCCATGGCGCCACCACCACGCCGCTGATGAACCGGCTGGACAGGCTCCGCCTGAAAAAGGCCCGGGCCGTGTCCGGAGATGAGGGCCTGGCCCCCAACACGCCGGTGTGA
- a CDS encoding NCS2 family permease, translating into MLKQGSALDRYFMITERGSNYSREIRGGFATFFAMSYIVVLNPLILSGPDSSGTTLGFPAVAAVTAFVAGILTILMGAWGRHPFALATGLGVNAFVAVTVATNPGLTWPDMMGLVVLSGVTMLILVLTGFRTAVFRAVPDGLKTAIVVGIGLFIALIGLVNAGFVRRIPDVAGTTVPVGLGFEGKLLGWPTAVFVFGLILTIALVVRKVKGAILIGIITSTVISVILEFTLHIGPSVQPGKPFNPQGWSLVAPAFSDWAAPDLSLIGKANPFGAFGHLGFVAATLLAFVILLSIFFDAMGTMVGLANEAGTVDEHGNIPDVDRVLQVDALGAIVGGGASVSSNQIYVEAGAGIGEGARTGIASIVTGLLFLVAMFFTPLINLVPFEAVAPALVVVGFMMVSQVGKIDWQDWGIAIPAFLTFTLMPFTYSIANGLGAGFISYVLIRTVQGRVKDIHPLMWAVAAAFLLFFAIGSIEAALGM; encoded by the coding sequence ATGCTTAAGCAAGGCTCTGCCCTGGACCGGTATTTCATGATCACCGAGCGCGGCTCCAACTACTCCCGCGAGATCCGCGGCGGCTTCGCCACCTTCTTCGCGATGAGCTACATCGTGGTCCTGAACCCCCTGATCCTTTCCGGCCCGGACTCCAGCGGCACCACGCTCGGTTTTCCCGCGGTGGCCGCCGTCACCGCCTTCGTGGCCGGAATCCTCACCATCCTGATGGGAGCCTGGGGCAGGCATCCCTTCGCACTGGCCACAGGACTGGGCGTCAATGCCTTCGTGGCCGTCACCGTGGCCACGAACCCCGGGCTGACGTGGCCGGACATGATGGGCCTGGTGGTCCTTTCCGGCGTCACCATGCTGATCCTGGTCCTTACCGGTTTCCGCACCGCCGTTTTCAGGGCGGTACCGGACGGGCTCAAAACGGCGATCGTGGTAGGAATCGGGCTGTTCATCGCCCTGATTGGACTGGTCAACGCCGGATTTGTCCGCCGCATCCCGGACGTGGCCGGCACTACCGTCCCGGTTGGTCTCGGCTTTGAGGGCAAGCTGCTTGGCTGGCCCACGGCGGTATTTGTGTTCGGCCTGATCCTGACCATCGCCCTGGTGGTGCGCAAGGTCAAGGGTGCCATCCTGATTGGCATCATCACCTCCACTGTCATCTCCGTGATCCTGGAATTCACGCTGCATATCGGCCCCAGCGTCCAGCCAGGCAAGCCCTTCAACCCGCAGGGCTGGTCACTGGTGGCGCCTGCCTTCTCAGATTGGGCAGCACCGGACCTTTCCCTGATCGGCAAGGCCAACCCGTTCGGAGCCTTCGGGCACCTTGGCTTCGTAGCCGCCACCCTGCTGGCCTTCGTCATCCTGCTGAGCATCTTTTTCGATGCCATGGGCACCATGGTGGGCCTGGCGAACGAAGCCGGCACGGTGGACGAGCACGGCAACATTCCCGACGTCGACCGGGTCCTCCAGGTGGACGCCCTCGGGGCGATCGTCGGCGGCGGCGCCTCCGTGTCCTCCAACCAGATCTACGTTGAAGCCGGCGCCGGGATTGGCGAAGGCGCCCGCACGGGTATTGCCTCGATCGTCACGGGCCTGCTGTTCCTGGTGGCCATGTTCTTCACGCCACTGATCAACCTGGTCCCGTTCGAGGCCGTGGCCCCGGCCCTCGTGGTGGTGGGCTTCATGATGGTGTCCCAGGTGGGCAAGATCGACTGGCAGGACTGGGGCATCGCCATCCCGGCCTTCCTCACCTTCACGCTGATGCCGTTCACCTACTCCATCGCCAACGGGCTCGGCGCCGGGTTCATCTCGTACGTCCTGATCCGGACTGTCCAGGGACGGGTCAAGGACATCCATCCGCTGATGTGGGCAGTGGCCGCGGCGTTCCTGCTGTTCTTCGCGATTGGTTCCATCGAGGCGGCCCTGGGCATGTAG
- a CDS encoding copper resistance CopC family protein, whose translation MGSIRRRLLSLVLGSFVCAAAVLGLAGPAAAHDAAESSSPAEGASVPVPPEKVSVTFSNNPLGIGSSFSIKDASGAEWADGTVEIVDNVASQKLKAGAPAGQFTVAWRVVSSDSHPIEGTFRFTAAAVAGGAAPATSSTAGATAPAIGTAPAIGTAQPGQTAAPDSAGSGEPFQWSIFIFAAAAVGLLAILAIGARRRLTAGTDDER comes from the coding sequence ATGGGATCCATCCGCCGCCGTTTACTGAGCCTTGTGCTCGGGTCCTTCGTTTGTGCCGCCGCGGTCCTGGGACTGGCCGGTCCCGCAGCCGCGCACGACGCCGCCGAATCCAGCAGCCCCGCCGAAGGGGCTTCGGTACCCGTTCCGCCGGAGAAGGTGTCGGTGACCTTCAGCAACAACCCGCTGGGGATCGGCTCGTCCTTTTCCATCAAGGATGCCTCTGGCGCAGAGTGGGCGGACGGGACTGTGGAGATCGTGGACAACGTGGCCAGCCAGAAGCTCAAGGCCGGCGCGCCGGCCGGGCAATTCACCGTTGCCTGGCGGGTGGTCAGCTCTGACTCGCACCCTATTGAGGGGACCTTCAGGTTCACGGCCGCTGCGGTTGCCGGTGGGGCTGCTCCGGCAACCAGTTCGACGGCGGGGGCAACAGCTCCCGCCATCGGCACCGCTCCCGCCATCGGAACCGCCCAGCCGGGACAAACAGCGGCACCGGATTCCGCCGGCTCCGGCGAGCCGTTCCAGTGGAGCATCTTCATCTTCGCCGCGGCCGCGGTGGGATTGCTTGCCATCCTCGCCATCGGTGCCCGCCGCAGGCTCACGGCGGGCACCGACGACGAGCGCTGA
- a CDS encoding FAD-dependent monooxygenase, which produces MPGNAGTEQTTTVIIGTGLSGLAVAAELCRRGVDSIVVDGLDILGAAQPANTASLQRCDAADPATLRERNEILRHLRNYAASHAVDVRNTTRAVQLTMVEGRAGGTAVPQWEVHTPTGVLIANHIVLTRCAHSQLRRMISDFGIAVGRNLAAAMRAIGIYLVGVGELITPSPKEVLRQAKTVGHAISAKVHPDGAPSPFTGSLAILPC; this is translated from the coding sequence ATGCCTGGGAATGCCGGGACCGAGCAGACCACCACTGTGATCATTGGCACGGGCCTTTCCGGCCTCGCCGTGGCCGCCGAACTGTGCCGCCGCGGGGTTGATTCGATAGTGGTGGACGGACTGGACATCCTGGGTGCGGCCCAGCCGGCCAACACAGCATCCCTCCAGCGCTGCGACGCAGCGGATCCTGCCACCCTCCGTGAACGCAACGAGATACTGCGCCACCTCCGCAACTATGCCGCCAGCCACGCTGTGGATGTCCGGAACACCACCCGCGCTGTCCAACTGACCATGGTGGAGGGCCGGGCCGGGGGGACTGCTGTTCCGCAGTGGGAGGTGCATACCCCCACCGGCGTCCTGATTGCCAACCACATTGTCCTGACCCGCTGTGCGCACAGCCAGTTGCGGCGGATGATCAGCGACTTCGGGATCGCGGTGGGCCGCAACCTTGCCGCTGCCATGCGCGCCATCGGCATCTACCTGGTGGGCGTAGGCGAACTGATAACCCCTTCGCCCAAGGAAGTTCTGCGCCAGGCCAAAACGGTGGGCCACGCCATTTCCGCCAAGGTTCACCCGGACGGCGCTCCGTCCCCGTTCACTGGAAGCCTGGCGATCCTGCCCTGCTAG
- a CDS encoding universal stress protein, with amino-acid sequence MGAQELHPDPARDSGGAPAAPDGIVVGVDGSDHGQCALVWAAREARRRRRPLHIVTAYSVPIFAASGLDGGYATVDDSVIREGAEAVVKQALEKVSAYDIDVSASVENGDASGVLLEMSRTAELLVFGTRGRGGFVGRLLGSVSSALPAHAKCPTVTVPLVCSDRLGETTADRRIRAEQAKAGHQRVDNVVVVGVDGSEQARVAVLEAADQAQRLRASLRVVCAVPQYSGSLAWVPAPMDRKALFADIQVTLDAGMAWLRSHYPNLSAECELLDGSPVDVLVDASRHVELVVVGTRGRGGFTGMLLGSTSDGILHHAKGPVMVVPDREDPRLADRARFGPILGAA; translated from the coding sequence ATGGGCGCACAAGAGTTGCATCCGGACCCGGCGCGGGACAGCGGTGGCGCTCCTGCCGCTCCCGACGGGATTGTTGTTGGCGTGGACGGATCGGACCATGGCCAGTGCGCTTTGGTCTGGGCGGCCCGGGAGGCCCGCCGCCGCCGGCGCCCCCTGCACATAGTGACCGCCTATTCCGTGCCCATCTTCGCCGCCTCGGGACTGGACGGCGGATACGCCACGGTGGACGATTCGGTGATCCGCGAGGGCGCGGAAGCCGTGGTCAAGCAGGCGTTGGAGAAGGTTTCCGCGTACGACATCGACGTCAGCGCCTCCGTGGAGAACGGGGATGCATCGGGTGTGTTGCTGGAGATGTCCCGGACGGCGGAACTCCTGGTCTTCGGCACCAGGGGCAGGGGCGGCTTTGTGGGCAGGCTGCTGGGTTCTGTGAGCAGCGCGCTGCCGGCGCATGCGAAATGCCCTACAGTCACGGTGCCCCTGGTGTGTTCGGACCGCCTTGGCGAAACGACGGCGGACAGGCGCATCAGGGCCGAGCAGGCCAAGGCCGGGCACCAGCGCGTGGACAATGTGGTGGTGGTGGGCGTTGACGGCTCGGAGCAGGCCCGTGTTGCAGTGCTTGAAGCGGCGGACCAGGCCCAGCGGCTGCGCGCCTCGCTCCGCGTGGTGTGCGCCGTGCCGCAATACAGCGGGTCATTGGCCTGGGTCCCCGCCCCGATGGACCGGAAGGCGCTCTTCGCCGACATCCAGGTGACCCTGGACGCCGGCATGGCCTGGCTGAGGAGCCACTACCCCAACCTTTCGGCGGAATGCGAACTGCTGGACGGCTCTCCGGTGGATGTGCTGGTGGACGCCAGCCGCCATGTTGAGCTGGTGGTGGTGGGTACCCGCGGCCGCGGCGGCTTCACGGGCATGCTCCTGGGTTCCACGTCGGATGGCATCCTCCATCATGCGAAGGGCCCTGTGATGGTGGTTCCGGACCGTGAGGATCCCCGGCTGGCCGACCGGGCACGTTTTGGGCCCATCCTCGGCGCAGCCTGA